One genomic region from Rosa rugosa chromosome 1, drRosRugo1.1, whole genome shotgun sequence encodes:
- the LOC133725703 gene encoding conserved oligomeric Golgi complex subunit 5, with translation MASSPASTASPLQRLSTFKSPATPAAGAASPLDTFAADPIFSAFLSPSFSSTSFSSAALSSGSPASTAEKLQHAIRLLESQLRSEVLSRHSDLLSQLSSLQHADHALSTVRSSVHSLQSSLRHTRSELSDPLRSITALTLQLSNLHATSELLHHTLRALRLSKKLRDLAADPEKIDLAKAAQLHCEILALYDEYDLSGIEVVEEELGWVRETGDKLRGEAMKALELGMEGLNQGEVAIGLQVFYNLGELKPSMEQLIGKYKGMGVKSISVALDMKAISGSVGSGFGPGGIRGSGTPQIGGGAKARDGLWQRMGTCMDQLHSIMVAVWHLQKVLSKKRDPFTHVLLLDEVIKEGEPMITDRVWEALVKAFANQMKSAFSASSFVKEIFTMGYPKLFAMIDNLLERISRDTDVKGVLPAITSEGKEQLVAAVEIFQNSFLALCLSRLSDLVNTVFPVSSRGSVPSKDHISRIIARIQEEIESVQLDARLTLLVLREIGKVLLLLSERAEYQISTGPESRQVNGPATPAQLKNFMLCQHLQEIHTRISSMISGLPTIASDVLSPALGAIYGVACDSVTTLFQAMLDRLESCILQIHEQKFGVLGMDAAMDNNASPYMEELQKCILHFRSEFLSRLLPSKTAAVGVETICTRLVRSMAARVLIFFIRHASLVRPLSESGKLRMARDMAELELAVGQNLFPVEQLGAPYRALRAFRPLIFLDTSQLGASPLLQDLPPSVILHHLYSRGPDELQSPLQRNKLTPLQYSLWLDSQGEDQVWKGIKATLDDYATHVRARGDKEFSPVYPLMLRLGSLLTENTPVTQKP, from the exons ATGGCCAGTTCTCCGGCCTCCACCGCATCTCCACTCCAACGCCTCTCCACCTTCAAAAGCCCCGCCACCCCCGCCGCCGGCGCCGCCTCCCCACTCGACACCTTCGCCGCCGATCCCATTTTCTCCGCCTTCCTCTCCccctccttctcctccacctcTTTCTCCTCCGCCGCCCTCTCCTCCGGCTCCCCCGCATCCACCGCCGAGAAGCTCCAGCACGCCATCCGCCTTCTCGAGTCCCAGCTCCGCTCCGAGGTCCTCTCCCGCCACTCCGACCTCCTCTCCCAGCTCTCCTCCCTCCAGCACGCCGACCACGCCCTCTCCACCGTCCGATCCTCCGTCCACTCCCTCCAGTCCTCCCTCCGCCACACCCGATCCGAGCTCTCCGACCCCCTCCGCTCCATCACCGCCCTCACTCTCCAGCTCTCCAACCTCCACGCCACGTCGGAGCTCCTCCACCACACCCTCCGCGCCCTCCGCCTCTCCAAGAAGCTCCGCGACCTCGCCGCCGACCCCGAGAAGATCGATCTCGCCAAGGCCGCCCAGCTGCATTGCGAGATCTTGGCGCTCTACGACGAGTACGATCTCTCCGGCATCGAAGTCGTCGAGGAGGAGCTCGGCTGGGTCAGAGAGACCGGCGACAAGTTGCGCGGCGAGGCCATGAAGGCGTTGGAGCTAGGGATGGAGGGGTTGAATCAGGGGGAGGTGGCCATCGGGTTGCAGGTGTTTTACAATCTGGGAGAGCTGAAGCCGTCTATGGAGCAATTGATTGGGAAGTACAAGGGTATGGGAGTGAAGAGTATCAGTGTGGCACTGGATATGAAGGCCATTTCCGGGTCGGTGGGGAGCGGGTTTGGGCCTGGAGGGATTAGAGGGAGTGGGACGCCGCAGATTGGCGGCGGAGCCAAGGCGAGGGATGGACTTTGGCAGAGAATGGGGACGTGTATGGATCAGTTGCATTCCATCATGGTTGCTGTGTGGCATTTGCAGAAGGTGTTGTCCAAGAAGCGGGATCCATTCACGCATGTGTTGCTGCTTGATGAAGTTATTAAG GAAGGGGAGCCCATGATAACAGATAGAGTGTGGGAGGCCCTTGTGAAGGCTTTTGCCAACCAAATGAAGTCTGCTTTCTCTGCATCAAGTTTTGTGAAAGAGATATTCACCATGGGGTATCCAAAGCTTTTTGCTATGATAGATAACCTTCTTGAAAGAATTTCACGTGACACAGATGTGAAAGGGGTTCTACCAGCTATTACTTCAGAGGGAAAAGAACAACTGGTTGCAGCTGTTGAAATTTTCCAGAATTCATTCTTGGCTCTCTGCCTTAGTCGTCTGTCAGATCTTGTGAATACTGTATTTCCTGTATCGAGCCGTGGGAGTGTTCCCTCTAAAGACCATATCTCAAGAATCATTGCACGGATTCAGGAAGAAATTGAATCTGTTCAGTTGGATGCGCGCCTGACTCTTCTTGTATTGCGTGAGATTGGCAAGGTTCTTCTACTGCTTTCTGAACGAGCTGAATACCAG ATATCAACTGGTCCTGAATCACGCCAAGTCAATGGTCCTGCAACTCCAGCCCAACTCAAGAACTTCATGCTATGTCAGCATCTCCAGGAAATTCATACACGCATATCGTCAATGATTAGTGGACTGCCCACTATTGCCTCAGATGTGCTGTCCCCGGCATTAGGTGCAATATATGGGGTTGCTTGCGACTCAGTGACAACCTTGTTCCAAGCCATGCTTGATCGTCTTGAATCTTGCATCTTGCAAATTCATGAACAGAAGTTTGGTGTGCTAGGCATGGATGCTGCTATGGATAACAATGCATCACCTTACATGGAGGAGTTGCAGAAGTGCATTCTTCACTTCCGGAGTGAGTTCCTATCTAGGCTGTTGCCTTCAAAAACTGCCGCTGTGGGAGTAGAGACCATATGCACCAGACTTGTTAGAAGCATGGCTGCACgggttttaatattttttatcagGCACGCTTCTCTTGTCAGACCCCTTTCAGAATCAGGGAAGCTAAGGATGGCTAGGGACATGGCTGAGCTGGAATTAGCTGTTGGCCAAAATTTGTTCCCAGTAGAGCAACTTGGTGCACCATATAGAGCTCTTCGAGCATTTCGGCCTCTCATTTTCTTGGACACATCCCAACTTGGAGCATCTCCTCTTCTTCAAGATCTACCACCAAGTGTCATACTTCACCATCTATACTCCCGAGGTCCCGATGAATTGCAATCACCTCTACAAAGGAACAAACTAACACCTCTGCAATACTCCTTGTGGCTAGATTCTCAAGGAGAGGACCAGGTTTGGAAGGGTATTAAGGCAACACTAGATGACTATGCTACACATGTAAGGGCCAGAGGAGACAAAGAGTTTAGCCCTGTGTATCCTCTAATGCTTCGACTGGGGTCATTGTTGACAGAAAACACTCCTGTGACCCAAAAGCCTTGA
- the LOC133742973 gene encoding uncharacterized protein LOC133742973: MVTLIPDSVRNLWERWNLRSFVLLSLSLQTTLILFAPFRKRTPNTWLTLVIWSAYLLADWAANFAVGLISNSQGDNSVSDEASDLLVFWTPFLLLHLGGPDTITAFALEDNTLWLRHLLGLVFQVIASVYLFLQSLPNKLWLPTGLLFVAGIIKYAERTRALYLASLDNFKESMLKKPDAGPNYAKLMEEYSSKLDAQLPTHIELTAERSKESRTITYVIEKGDMENDIAVVRHAHHFFQIFKGLIVDLIFSFHERYESRVIFHERNSEEAFKLIAVELNFIYEALFTKVVVVHSKLGYFFRAISLGAVSVALVFFYKLEKTDLHRYESDVRITYVLLYGAIGLDLLSAFMVLFSDWTVAALNKYWQDSCIATAILGKYLHLKRSWWSTKAKNGSDQTPIARSTNCLEWTREVLFRRWYESVSAFNLIHYSLKECPKFSPTILDYFGIVYIKIIDLLGVKDLRDRMKYRSSKPLTKDLWDFIFKEVKSKSLLAEDPETAKKICSARGDWVLQDSDWTLRDSYWDSTVDKNMVISKLLSYVVDVDYDQSILLWHIATEFCYNMDDYNDASDDNDSGIAGEAIADSGRINNFFAKLSRPLHIGLDFIKKLKGAIWGLGEAMANFCQTLVSHQIAGDHLQHDECAGAADDDSDDSVHYFNKRKEYSKTLSDYMLYLLVMQPTMMSSVPGIGQIRFRDTCEEAKKFFSRRELRSGMEEACKRILDVNTDVKPVDVKGDRSKSVLFDACILAKELQKLEENKWDLISEVWVELLSFAAGHCRANDHAQLLCKGGELVTFVWLLMAHFGIGEQFQINEGHARAKLLVGK; this comes from the coding sequence ATGGTTACTCTCATTCCCGACAGCGTTAGGAATCTATGGGAAAGGTGGAATCTCCGGAGCTTTGTCCTCTTAAGCCTCTCATTGCAGACCACTTTAATTCTTTTTGCACCATTCAGAAAGAGGACACCCAACACATGGCTAACCTTGGTCATCTGGTCAGCGTACTTACTTGCTGATTGGGCTGCTAACTTTGCAGTTGGATTAATCTCAAACAGCCAAGGTGACAATTCAGTTTCCGATGAGGCCAGTGATCTTTTGGTATTTTGGACTCCCTTTCTTTTGTTACACCTTGGTGGTCCAGACACCATCACTGCTTTTGCTTTGGAAGATAATACCCTGTGGCTAAGGCACTTGCTTGGCCTCGTATTCCAGGTTATAGcttctgtttatctcttccttcaGTCACTACCGAATAAGCTGTGGCTACCAACAGGGCTTCTCTTTGTTGCTGGAATCATTAAGTATGCAGAGAGAACACGTGCTTTGTATCTTGCAAGCTTGGATAACTTCAAGGAATCCATGCTTAAGAAGCCTGATGCTGGACCTAATTATGCGAAGCTCATGGAAGAATACTCCTCAAAGCTAGATGCTCAACTTCCAACTCATATTGAACTCACAGCAGAGCGCAGCAAAGAATCCAGGACAATAACTTATGTGATTGAAAAAGGCGATATGGAGAATGACATTGCAGTGGTACGACATGCTCATCACTTCTTCCAAATCTTCAAGGGTCTTATTGTAGATCTCATTTTTAGCTTTCATGAACGCTACGAGAGCCGTGTGATTTTCCATGAGCGAAACTCAGAAGAAGCTTTCAAATTAATCGCTGTCGAGCTCAACTTTATATATGAAGCTCTCTTCACCAAGGTGGTTGTGGTGCATTCTAAGCTAGGATACTTCTTCCGGGCTATATCCCTTGGTGCAGTTTCTGTAGCTCTTGTTTTCTTCTATAAATTAGAGAAAACTGATTTGCATAGGTATGAATCTGATGTTAGAATTACCTATGTGTTACTTTATGGTGCCATTGGCCTGGATTTATTATCTGCTTTCATGGTTCTATTCTCCGATTGGACTGTAGCAGCTCTGAACAAGTATTGGCAAGACTCTTGCATAGCCACTGCTATTCTAGGAAAGTATCTCCATCTTAAGAGATCATGGTGGTCTACCAAAGCAAAAAATGGCAGTGATCAAACTCCAATTGCAAGATCAACAAACTGTTTGGAGTGGACTAGAGAAGTTCTGTTCCGGAGATGGTATGAATCTGTGTCTGCATTCAACTTGATACATTATTCCCTCAAGGAATGTCCAAAATTTTCCCCTACAATTTTGGACTACTTTGGCATCGTCTACATTAAAATCATTGACTTATTGGGTGTTAAGGATCTTCGAGATAGGATGAAATACCGGTCCAGCAAGCCACTAACTAAAGATTTATGGGATTTCATTTTCAAAGAAGTGAAAAGTAAATCTCTGCTGGCAGAAGATCCTGAAACTGCGAAGAAGATATGTTCAGCCAGAGGTGATTGGGTTCTCCAGGATAGCGATTGGACTCTCCGAGATAGCTATTGGGATAGTACTGTGGACAAAAACATGGTGATCAGTAAGTTATTATCTTATGTTGTTGATGTTGATTATGACCAAAGCATTCTATTATGGCATATTGCTACTGAGTTTTGCTATAACATGGATGATTACAATGATGCAAGTGATGATAATGATAGTGGTATTGCTGGTGAGGCTATTGCTGATAGTGGCAGAATCAACAATTTCTTCGCAAAACTTTCAAGACCATTACATATAGGTctagattttattaagaaattaaaaggagcGATATGGGGGCTTGGGGAGGCCATGGCCAATTTTTGCCAAACTCTAGTTTCGCATCAAATTGCTGGGGATCATCTACAACATGATGAATGTGCTGGTGCTGCTGATGATGATAGTGATGATAGTGTCCATTATTTTAATAAGAGAAAAGAATACAGTAAGACACTGTCTGATTACATGTTATATCTCTTAGTTATGCAGCCTACTATGATGTCTTCTGTACCAGGAATTGGACAAATAAGATTCCGAGATACGTGTGAAGAAGCCAAAAAGTTCTTCAGCAGAAGGGAATTGAGATCTGGAATGGAAGAGGCTTGTAAAAGAATCCTTGATGTAAACACTGATGTCAAACCTGTTGATGTCAAAGGGGATAGAAGTAAATCTGTTTTGTttgatgcatgcattttggCCAAAGAGCTGCAGAAATTGGAGGAAAATAAATGGGATTTAATAAGTGAAGTGTGGGTGGAATTGTTGTCATTTGCTGCTGGGCATTGCAGAGCAAATGACCATGCTCAGTTGCTGTGTAAAGGTGGAGAGCTTGTCACTTTTGTTTGGTTATTGATGGCTCATTTTGGCATAGGGGAGCAGTTCCAAATAAATGAGGGCCATGCTAGAGCAAAACTTCTTGTGGGAAAGTAA
- the LOC133731590 gene encoding disease resistance RPP13-like protein 4, translating into MSTSSSKDAEKCIPKLLGRLSEARTAANTDDPAVLNSFQRIQEELEIMKNMLLLPRAKQWEQTLSDQFNALERRLDKFILGSQDGESMSSVAINRVLDPIFENVENIKLAIPLVESMPSFQHVPESWTRSSQSHQAAQKKSQVWSQLDVEYGLYESAAMSSIKLSYERLESIELKMCCLSLSIFPESSVIKKRPLIYFWIGQGFVTSTQDETAEEVGEEVFRKLMTCNLIQPHLNASSTFVNNCTIHPWIHRMLMFLAHEAELFDFSSRLPLKETMKNSMGVCLTFDKPVPELPPADFDNVIPTVFNASAQYLILKPEWLIRLKTLTVLQLGRWQNSTSHHIEVDDEAFLDGLGALKHLKYFSLRGMSTIARLPSALLKLINLEILDLRACHNLEKLPSDISSLRKLTHLDVSECYLLDIMPKGIDKLSCLEVLEGYVIGGPKRTPCRVGDLSKLKKLKRLSIHMGNEAEVKDGELEELEKIESLRRLKVSWGVVAPKLRKKVSQQSLKLSFPPDLEKLELQGIPLGQVPEWLKPSKLKKLKKLYIRGGGLDSLNHKETEDWKVEVLRLKYLKKLEIGFQQLQQEFPHLQYLEKIDCHLSQGDTYDKDIVWSKVEGDISDRYINATNKS; encoded by the coding sequence ATGTCTACTTCATCATCGAAAGATGCAGAGAAATGCATTCCCAAGTTGCTGGGTCGTCTCAGCGAAGCCCGGACGGCGGCCAACACCGATGATCCGGCGGTTCTAAATAGCTTCCAGAGGATCCAAGAAGAGCTTGAAATCATGAAAAACATGCTACTGCTACCCAGAGCCAAACAGTGGGAGCAAACTCTGTCAGACCAGTTCAATGCCTTGGAACGCCGCCTCGACAAGTTCATCTTGGGATCCCAGGACGGCGAGTCCATGAGCAGCGTGGCAATCAACCGCGTGCTGGATCCCATTTTTGAAAACGTCGAAAACATCAAACTCGCAATTCCTTTGGTGGAGTCGATGCCTTCATTTCAACACGTTCCTGAGTCATGGACGCGTTCGTCTCAGAGTCATCAAGCAGCTCAGAAAAAGTCACAGGTGTGGTCTCAACTGGACGTGGAGTATGGGCTGTACGAGAGTGCAGCCATGAGTAGTATAAAGCTGAGCTATGAGCGTTTAGAGAGCATCGAACTGAAGATGTGCTGTCTATCTCTGTCGATCTTTCCAGAGAGTTCTGTCATAAAGAAGAGGCCTCTAATTTACTTCTGGATTGGCCAGGGTTTCGTTACAAGCACACAAGACGAGACTGCAGAGGAGGTAGGAGAAGAAGTCTTTAGAAAACTCATGACATGCAACTTGATTCAACCACATTTAAATGCATCCAGTACATTTGTGAATAATTGTACAATACATCCTTGGATTCATCGCATGTTGATGTTCTTGGCTCATGAAGCTGAGCTTTTCGACTTCAGTTCAAGATTGCCATTGAAGGAAACTATGAAAAATAGTATGGGTGTATGCTTGACTTTTGATAAGCCAGTCCCTGAGTTACCTCCAGCTGACTTCGACAATGTAATACCAACAGTTTTCAATGCAAGTGCCCAATATCTCATACTGAAACCAGAATGGCTAATCAGGTTGAAGACACTCACGGTTCTCCAGCTGGGACGGTGGCAGAACTCGACTTCTCATCACATTGAAGTGGATGATGAAGCTTTTTTAGATGGATTAGGAGCTCTGAAGCACTTGAAGTATTTTAGCCTCCGCGGAATGTCAACAATTGCCAGGCTCCCTTCAGCTCTCCTTAAGCTTATCAACCTTGAAATTCTGGATCTGAGAGCATGTCACAACTTGGAGAAATTGCCTTCGGATATCTCATCATTGAGGAAGCTCACACATTTGGATGTGTCAGAGTGTTACTTGCTTGACATTATGCCAAAAGGGATTGACAAGCTCTCTTGCCTTGAAGTTCTTGAAGGTTATGTGATAGGAGGTCCGAAAAGAACTCCCTGCAGAGTTGGTGATCTATCCAAGTTGAAGAAACTAAAGCGGCTCAGCATACACATGGGGAATGAGGCTGAAGTTAAGGATGGGGAGTTGGAAGAGTTGGAGAAAATTGAATCTCTTCGCCGCCTCAAAGTATCATGGGGAGTGGTTGCTCCAAAGTTGAGGAAAAAGGTCTCTCAACAGTCCTTGAAACTCTCATTTCCACCGGatttagaaaaattggaacttCAAGGCATCCCCCTAGGACAAGTACCTGAATGGTTGAAGCCTAGCAAATTGAAGAAGTTAAAGAAGCTCTACATTAGGGGTGGGGGGCTTGATAGTTTGAATCATAAGGAGACTGAAGATTGGAAAGTTGAAGTCTTGCGTCTCAAGTACTTAAAGAAGCTGGAGATAGGATTTCAACAGTTGCAGCAAGAGTTTCCTCATCTGCAGTACTTGGAGAAAATCGACTGCCATCTGAGTCAAGGGGATACATATGATAAAGACATTGTTTGGAGCAAAGTGGAAGGCGATATATCAGATAGGTATATCAATGCTACGAATAAAAGCTAG